The genomic segment CAAAAGCGTAAGCCGCTTTATAAATCGTTTGCTCATCGAAATGTTTTCCGATCAATTGCAGACCAACTGGCAGATCATTTGAGAAACCGCAAGGAATAGAGATAGCCGGTACGCCTGCTAAATTAACGGGTACTGTTAAAATATCGCTTAGGTACATTGCAATTGGATCATCGATTTGCTCGCCAATTCCAAAGGCTGTAGTTGGTGTTGTTGGTCCTAAAATCAAATCGTACTCTTTAAACACGTTATCAAAGTCTTGTCTGATCAACGTTCTAGTTTGTCCAGCTTTTTTAAAGTGAGCATCATAAAATCCTGAACTTAATGAGAACGTTCCAAGCATGATACGACGTTTGACTTCCATTCCAAAACCTTCTGTACGTGATTTCACGAAAACTTCTTCAAGTGTTTTAGCTTCTGGAGAACGGTAACCATAGCGAACGCCGTCAAAACGTTGCAAGTTTGAAGAAGCTTCAGAAGACGCGATGATATAGTAAGCCGGTACACCATATTTTGAATGCGGCAAACTCACTTCTTCAACAGTAGCCCCTAATGATTTAAAAGTTTCGATAGCTTTAAGAACAGCTTCTTTCACGCCTTCTTCCAAGCCTTTTTCATTCAAGTATTCTGTTGGAACACCGATTTTCATTCCTTTAACGCCAGCTTCGATATCAGAAGCAAAGTCTGGAACTTCTCCTTCATAACTCATAGAGTCATTCACATCATGTCCGCTGATAGCATTTAATACTAATGCATTATCTTTAACAGTGCGTGTAAATGGCCCAATTTGGTCCAAACTTGATCCAAAAGCAATCAAACCAAAACGTGACACACGGCCGTAAGTTGGTTTCATTCCAACGATTCCGTTAAATGCTGCTGGCTGACGAATTGATCCACCCGTATCTGTACCTAAAGAAACAGGGATTTGACCTGCTGCTACTGCTGCTGCAGAACCGCCTGAAGAACCACCTGGTACTTTATCAAGATTCCATGGGTTGTGAGTTAATTTGTAATAAGAAGTCTCTGTACTTCCTCCCATAGCGAATTCATCCATGTTTAGTTTCCCAACTGAGATCATGTTTGCTTCTTTTACTTTTTTCGTCACTGTTGCGTCA from the Carnobacterium inhibens subsp. inhibens DSM 13024 genome contains:
- the gatA gene encoding Asp-tRNA(Asn)/Glu-tRNA(Gln) amidotransferase subunit GatA; the encoded protein is MKIADYSIEELHELLVKKEVTAQEVIKAVFERINETEEKIGAFITLTEEEALEQARKVDEEGIDPANILSGIPIGIKDNIVTEGTRTTAASKILEDFVPIYDATVTKKVKEANMISVGKLNMDEFAMGGSTETSYYKLTHNPWNLDKVPGGSSGGSAAAVAAGQIPVSLGTDTGGSIRQPAAFNGIVGMKPTYGRVSRFGLIAFGSSLDQIGPFTRTVKDNALVLNAISGHDVNDSMSYEGEVPDFASDIEAGVKGMKIGVPTEYLNEKGLEEGVKEAVLKAIETFKSLGATVEEVSLPHSKYGVPAYYIIASSEASSNLQRFDGVRYGYRSPEAKTLEEVFVKSRTEGFGMEVKRRIMLGTFSLSSGFYDAHFKKAGQTRTLIRQDFDNVFKEYDLILGPTTPTTAFGIGEQIDDPIAMYLSDILTVPVNLAGVPAISIPCGFSNDLPVGLQLIGKHFDEQTIYKAAYAFEQATDFHKEKPNL